A section of the Oryza sativa Japonica Group chromosome 1, ASM3414082v1 genome encodes:
- the LOC4324379 gene encoding 26S proteasome non-ATPase regulatory subunit 14 homolog, with the protein MERLQRIFGASGMGQPPTDSPLLDSSEQVYISSLALLKMLKHGRAGVPMEVMGLMLGEFVDDYTVRVVDVFAMPQSGTGVSVEAVDHVFQTNMLDMLKQTGRPEMVVGWYHSHPGFGCWLSGVDINTQQSFEALNPRAVAVVIDPIQSVKGKVVIDAFRLINPQTMMLGQEPRQTTSNVGHLNKPSIQALIHGLNRHYYSIAINYRKNELEEKMLLNLHKKKWTDGLILKSFDTHSKTNEQTVQEMLNLAIKYNKAVQEEDELPPEKLAIANVGRQDAKKHLEEHVSNLMSSNIVQTLGTMLDTVVF; encoded by the exons ATGGAGCGGCTGCAGCGGATCTTCGGGGCGTCGGGGATGGGGCAGCCGCCGACGGACTCGCCGCTGCTCGACTCCTCCGAGCAGGTCTACATCTCCTCCCTCGCCCTCCTCAAGATGCTCAAGCACG GGCGGGCCGGCGTGCCGATGGAGGTGATGGGGCTGATGCTCGGGGAGTTCGTCGACGACTACACCGTCAGGGTGGTCGACGTCTTCGCCATGCCGCAGAGCGGGACGGGCGTCAGCGTCGAGGCCGTCGACCACGTCTTCCAGACCAACATGCTCGACATGCTCAAGCAGACCGGGAG ACCAGAAATGGTGGTGGGCTGGTATCACTCCCATCCTGGATTTGGATGTTGGCTTTCAGGTGTTGATATCAACACTCAGCAG AGTTTTGAAGCTTTAAATCCCAGGGCTGTTGCAGTTGTGATAGACCCAATCCAGAGTGTCAAGGGGAAGGTGGTCATTGATGCATTTCGTCTCATTAATCCTCAGACCATGATGCTTGGCCAGGAACCGCGACAGACAACATCAAATGTTGGGCATCTAAACAAACCATCTATCCAG GCTCTTATTCACGGGCTGAACAGACACTACTACTCCATTGCAATCAATTACCGCAAAAATGAACTGGAGGAGAAAATGTTGCTTAACTTACACAAAAAGAAATGGACCGATGGATTGATTTTGAAGAGTTTTGACACTCATTCGAAAACCAATGAGCAGACTGTTCAG GAAATGCTGAACCTAGCCATCAAATATAACAAGGCAGTGCAGGAGGAGGATGAGCTGCCACCTGAGAAACTAGCGATTGCCAATGTGGGACGGCAGGATGCCAAGAAGCACTTGGAAGAGCATGTCTCAAATTTGATGTCGTCAAACATAGTTCAGACCCTAGGAACCATGCTCGACACGGTTGTGTTCTAG
- the LOC4324382 gene encoding SUN domain-containing protein 1: MASPSLAAAAASPLTSLDLATSPATASRPAAAAASALRKRPVLLLDQRHHPSTPNLDSSAAAAAAAAAAGVAQAQPPPPRRKKAGHTSSSTRPRWQTALSVAAKNAVLLAVLLYVGDLAWRAARPAPPRPVDQAAMAGYDARVADVEASLARAFRMLQVQLEAVDRKIDGEVGAVRGELAALLEEKRLELEGQLKRLDARADDLSDALGALKRMEFLRKDEFDKFWNEVKESLGSGPGTEVDLDQVRALAREITMGEIEKHAADGIGRVDYAVASAGGKVVRHSDAYDAGKRGGFFSSLLSGDTAASPKKILQPSFGEPGQCFPLQGSSGFVEIKLRKGIVPDAITLEHVSKDVAYDMSTAPKDCRVSGWYQEAHNEAYSGHAASAKMYVLTEFTYDLDKKNVQTFDITAPDVGIINMVRLDFTSNHGSSALTCIYRIRVHGHEPVSPGMSVSQS, encoded by the exons ATGGCGTccccctccctcgccgccgccgcggcctccccgCTGACGTCCCTCGACCTTGCCACCagccccgccaccgcctcccgccccgccgccgccgccgcgtccgcgctCCGCAAGCGCCCGGTCCTCCTGCTCGACCAGCGCCACCACCCCTCCACCCCGAATCTcgactcctccgccgccgcggctgcggctgcggcggcggcgggggtggcgcaggcgcagccgccgcccccgcgacGCAAGAAGGCGGGACacacgtcgtcgtcgacgcggCCGAGGTGGCAGACCGCGCTCAGCGTCGCCGCCAAGAACGCGGTGCTCCTCGCCGTGCTGCTCTACGTCGGCGACCTCGcctggcgcgcggcgcgcccggCCCCGCCGCGGCCGGTCGACCAGGCCGCGATGGCCGGTTACGACGCCCGCGTCGCGGACGTCGAGGCGTCCCTCGCCCGCGCCTTCCGGATGCTGCAGGTGCAGCTCGAGGCCGTCGACCGCAAGAtcgacggcgaggtcggcgcCGTCCGCGGGGAGCTCGCCGCGCTGCTGGAGGAGAAGAGGCTGGAGCTCGAGGGCCAGCTCAAGCGCCTCGACGCCAGGGCCGACGACCTGAGCGACGCGCTCGGCGCGCTCAAGCGGATGGAGTTCCTCAGGAAGGACGAGTTCGACAAGTTCTGGAACGAGGTGAAAGAGAGCCTGGGTTCGGGCCCCGGCACCGAGGTTGACCTCGATCAAGTTCGTGCATTGGCCAGAGAGATCACCATGGGGGAGATTGAGAAGCACGCGGCTGATGGGATTGGTAGGGTAGACTACGCTGTGGCATCGGCTGGGGGGAAAGTCGTCCGCCATTCGGATGCTTATGATGCTGGGAAACGTGGtggtttcttttcttcattgctTAGTGGAGATACTGCTGCTAGCCCAAAAAAGATCCTTCAGCCAAGCTTTGGAGAGCCCGGGCAGTGCTTTCCACTGCAGGGGAGCAGCGGGTTTGTGGAGATCAAGCTGCGGAAGGGGATTGTCCCTGATGCAATTACACTTGAACATGTTTCAAAG GATGTAGCATATGATATGTCGACTGCGCCAAAGGACTGCCGGGTTTCTGGGTGGTATCAAGAGGCACATAATGAGGCGTATTCAGGTCATGCTGCAAGCGCAAAGATGTATGTCTTGACTGAATTCACATATGATCTAGACAAGAAGAATGTCCAGACATTCGACATTACAGCACCAGATGTTGGTATCATCAACATGGTCCGACTGGACTTCACTTCAAACCATGGAAGCTCCGCGCTAACCTGCATTTACCGCATCCGGGTCCATGGTCATGAGCCGGTCTCACCAGGAATGTCAGTTTCTCAGTCCTGA
- the LOC4324378 gene encoding N6-adenosine-methyltransferase non-catalytic subunit MTB isoform X2, with amino-acid sequence MDSRSPKIPRRSPDSKDKDSDRNKERDAKNDWDSSRAYGSETDCKEEMCDSNKRKGLTMGEIVVDNSRSVDSCHETELHVLRDDRQDKSVEIKDILHDGVAKSDYAQRQIDLDSERRNGTGDNSRVDVLRDDKLDSGRDRNWSDRTREPEGSKDYVRNRQWQDSKEANDSEWKNAHERLDGGSFHGRAGYRRDSRGRSESIRGSSTYGGRYDSSDSIEIRPNNNLDFGREGSVSGRRYDVGAHRDATPGTNGDKSANPEADQSGSTSTISQFPQHGPKGDRSSRGRGRPNSRDSQRVGGTLPIMPPPFGPLGLPPGPMQHIGPNIPHSPGPLLPGVFVPPFPGPLVWPGARGVDVNMLSVPPNLPIPPVAAEHRFAPSMGAGPGHNIHLNQIGSGIGAPTNVSGLSFHQLGTQSREMAHDKPPAGGGWTPHRNSGPTRKAPSRGEQNDYSQNFVDTGMRPQNFIRELDLTSVAEDYPKLRELIQRKDEIVANSASPPMYYKCDLRQHVLSPEFFGTKFDVILVDPPWEEYVHRAPGITDHIEYWNAEEIMNLKIEAIADTPSFVFLWVGDGVGLEQGRQCLKKWGFRRCEDVCWVKTNKKNATPSLRHDSHTILQHSKEHCLMGIKGTVRRSTDGHVIHANIDTDIIIAEEPTDGSTKKPEDMYRIIEHFALGKRRLELFGEDHNIRPGWLTLGKGLSYSNFNKEAYIKNFADKDGKVWQGGGGRNPPPEAPHLVVTTPEIEGLRPKSPPQKN; translated from the exons ATGGACTCACGATCACCAAAAATTCCAAGGAGAAGTCCTGATTCCAAGGATAAGGACTCTGATAGGAACAAGGAAAGAGATGCCAAGAATGATTGGGACTCATCAAGAGCATATGGCTCTGAGACTGATTGCAAGGAGGAAATGTGTGATAGCAATAAGAGGAAGGGTTTGACCATGGGGGAAATTGTTGTTGACAATAGCAGATCAGTGGATAGTTGTCATGAAACTGAATTGCATGTGTTAAGAGATGATCGGCAGGATAAATCTGTAGAGATAAAAGATATTTTGCATGATGGAGTTGCAAAAAGTGACTATGCTCAACGCCAGATAGACTTGGATAGTGAAAGAAGGAATGGTACGGGAGATAACTCAAGGGTGGATGTCCTGAGAGATGACAAATTAGACAGCGGAAGGGACAGAAACTGGAGCGACAGAACACGGGAGCCTGAAGGATCTAAGGACTATGTGAGGAATCGTCAGTGGCAAGATTCTAAGGAGGCAAATGATTCTGAATGGAAGAATGCACATGAAAGACTAGATGGTGGGAGTTTCCATGGGCGAGCTGGTTACCGGCGAGATTCTAGGGGTAGATCTGAAAGTATTAGAGGTTCTTCAACCTATGGAGGTCGGTATGACAGTTCTGATTCAATAGAGATCCGACCAAATAACAATCTTGATTTTGGACGAGAGGGCTCTGTTTCTGGAAGAAGATATGATGTGGGAGCTCATCGGGATGCAACACCTGGAACGAATGGTGATAAATCCGCCAATCCTGAAGCAGATCAAAGTGGTAGTACCAGCACGATTTCTCAATTTCCTCAACATGGTCCTAAAGGTGATAGATCCTCAAGAGGAAGAGGTAGACCAAATAGCAGGGATTCTCAAAGAGTTGGAGGCACATTACCAATTATGCCCCCTCCTTTTGGTCCTCTTGGTCTGCCACCAGGACCAATGCAACATATTGGGCCAAATATTCCCCACTCTCCAGGCCCTCTTCTACCTGGTGTTTTTGTGCCGCCATTCCCTGGGCCTCTTGTGTGGCCTGGGGCACGAGGTGTTGATGTGAATATGCTTTCTGTTCCACCCAATCTTCCCATCCCTCCAGTTGCTGCTGAACATAGATTCGCTCCAAGTATGGGAGCTGGGCCTGGTCATAATATTCACCTAAACCAAATCGGCTCTGGAATAGGTGCTCCGACAAATGTGTCTGGATTGAGTTTCCATCAATTGGGCACGCAAAGTCGTGAAATGGCACATGATAAACCGCCTGCTGGTGGTGGTTGGACGCCACATAGAAACAGTGGACCAACCAGAAAAGCTCCTTCAAGGGGTGAGCAGAATGATTACTCACAGAACTTTGTGGACACTGGCATGCGACCTCAAAATTTCATTAGAGAACTGGATCTTACAAGTGTAGCAGAGGACTATCCAAAATTGAGAGAACTCATCCAGAGGAAAGATGAAATTGTTGCCAATTCTGCTTCACCACCAATGTATTATAAGTGTGATCTGAGGCAACATGTTCTTTCTCCAGAATTTTTTGGTACAAAGTTTGATGTTATTCTTGTGGATCCTCCATGGGAGGAGTATGTTCACCGGGCACCAGGAATCACAGATCACATAGAGTATTGGAATGCTGAGGAGATTATGAATTTAAAGATTGAG GCTATAGCAGATACTCCATCTTTTGTCTTCCTTTGGGTTGGTGATGGTGTAGGTCTTGAGCAGGGCCGTCAATGCTTAAAGAAG TGGGGATTTCGTAGATGTGAGGATGTTTGCTGGGTAAAAACCAACAAGAAAAATGCAACACCCAGTCTGCGGCATGACTCTCATACAATACTGCAACACTCAAAG GAGCATTGCTTGATGGGTATTAAAGGAACAGTGCGACGTAGCACTGATGGACATGTTATCCACGCTAATATTGACACAGATATAATAATAGCTGAAGAACCAACCGATG GCTCAACTAAAAAGCCTGAAGACATGTACAGAATAATTGAGCATTTCGCTCTTGGAAAGAGGCGCCTTGAACTCTTTGGAGAGGATCATAACATTCGTCCTGGTTGGCTTACTCTCGGGAAAGGTTTATCGTATTCCAACTTCAACAAAGAG GCTTATATCAAGAACTTTGCAGACAAGGATGGGAAAGTATGGCAGGGAGGCGGTGGACGAAATCCTCCTCCGGAGGCTCCCCATCTAGTTGTGACGACACCTGAGATTGAGGGCCTCAGGCCAAAGTCACCCCCACAGAAGAACTAA
- the LOC4324381 gene encoding cell number regulator 5 isoform X1, giving the protein MAGKGSYVPPQYIPLYGLDTEEDRVSAEENDAARHKLTRDPTQWSSGICACFDDPQSCFIGATCPCFLFGRNAQFLGSGTLAGSCTTHCMLWGLLTSLCCVFTGGLVLAVPGSAVACYACGYRQALRAKYNLPEAPCGDLTTHLFCHLCAICQEYREIRERTDSGSSAPTVTPPAIQTMDEP; this is encoded by the exons ATGGCCGGAAAAGGGAGCTACGTTCCGCCTCAGTACATTCCATTATATGGCCTGGATACTGAGGAGGATCGCGTTTCTGCGGAGGAGAATGATGCCGCGCGCCACAAGTTAACCCGGGATCCTACACAATGGTCTTCAGGCATCTGTGCTTGTTTTGATGATCCACAGAGCT GTTTTATTGGTGCAACTTGTCCTTGCTTCCTTTTTGGAAGGAATGCACAGTTCTTGGGATCTGGAACTCTTGCTGGATCATGCACTACACATTGCATGCTTTGGGGCCTTCTCACAAGTCTCTGCTGTGTGTTTACTGGGGGCCTTGTATTGGCAGTTCCAGGATCTGCTGTTGCTTGTTATGCTTGTGGATATCGACAAGCACTAAGAGCAAAATACAATCTTCCG GAAGCACCATGTGGCGATTTAACAACGCACTTATTCTGTCACCTGTGTGCTATATGTCAAGAGTACAGGGAGATCCGCGAGAGGACAGACAGCGGCTCCTCCGCTCCGACCGTCACGCCACCTGCAATACAGACAATGGATGAGCCTTGA
- the LOC4324380 gene encoding putative serpin-Z12 has translation MGHDAAAHRRDGHDRRHHPYRGAEAGAARAGAASLLVGSGEQGAGQVLSFRSGGRPWLGLAFAAPHPWANRDEHVVQRHDAPEFAPPPPPRPFSSWDRVPMAALAAGEPFSGRATGGDGGVRSDVMAPPAMAEEAKVSCLPLAREVGRRAAAAGGGQGRNFIVSPLSFHAALALVADGARGETQRELLGFLGSPSLAELHRSPTTRLVARLRHLPNTSFACGVWVDRGRALTPEFADAAASRYAAVAEPADFATQPEQARERVNAFVSDATEGLIRDVLPPNSVDSSTVVVLANAVHFKGTWSLPFHPSATFHAPFHLLDGGAVRAPFMTTEIPFERHVAAFPGFTALKLPYKNVGGGGGGDGVPRAAFYMLLLLPDGDGALKLADLYDMAVTTPEFIKKHTPAAEAPVRRLMVPKFKFSFKFEAKSDMRKLGVTRAFAGGDFSGMVTGGDGLFIAEVYHQATIEVDELGTVAAASTAVVMMQKGSSLPPVDFVADRPFLFAVVEELTGAVLFLGHVVNPLAE, from the coding sequence ATGGGCCACGACGCCGCAGCTCACCGCCGTGACGGCCACGACCGGCGCCACCACCCTTACCGTGGCGCGGAGGCCGGAGCCGCACGCGCAGGCGCGGCGAGCCTCCtcgtcggcagcggcgagcaGGGCGCCGGTCAGGTCCTGAGCTTCCGTTCCGGCGGCCGGCCTTGGCTCGGGCTCGCGTTCGCGGCGCCGCACCCATGGGCGAACCGGGACGAGCATGTGGTGCAGCGCCACGACGCGCCAGAGTttgcgccaccgcctcctcctcgtcctttcTCCTCCTGGGACCGCGTGCCCAtggcggcgctcgccgccggtgagccgttCTCTGGTCGAGCGACGGGAGGCGATGGTGGTGTGCGGAGCGACGTCATGGCTCCTCCTGcgatggcggaggaggcgaaggTGTCGTGCCTGCCGCTCGCGAGGGAGGTCGgccgcagggcggcggcggcaggcggcggccagGGGCGCAACTTCATCGTCTCGCCGCTGTCCTTCCACGCGGCGCTCGCGCTGGTGGccgacggcgcgcggggcgagACGCAGCGCGAGCTCCTGGGCTTCCTCGGCTCGCCGTCGCTCGCCGAGCTTCACCGCTCGCCGACGACGCGGCTCGTCGCGAGGCTCCGCCACCTGCCGAACACGTCCTTCGCCTGCGGCGTGTGGGTGGACCGCGGCCGCGCGCTCACGCCGGAGTTCGcggacgccgccgcgtcgcgctacgccgccgtcgccgagcccgcCGACTTCGCCACCCAGCCCGAGCAGGCGCGGGAGCGAGTCAACGCCTTCGTGTCCGACGCGACGGAGGGGCTCATCCGCGACGTCCTCCCTCCCAACTCCGTCGACTCCTCCACGGTGGTCGTCCTCGCCAACGCGGTCCACTTCAAGGGGACGTGGTCGCTGCCGTTCCACCCGTCGGCGACCTTCCACGCGCCGTTCCAcctcctcgacggcggcgccgtgcgCGCGCCGTTCATGACGACGGAGATCCCCTTCGagcgccacgtcgccgccttcccCGGCTTCACGGCGCTCAAGCTCCCCTACAAgaacgtcggcggcggcggcggtggcgacggcgtgcCCCGAGCCGCATTCTACATGCTCCTGCTCCtccccgacggcgacggcgcgctcaAGCTCGCCGATCTCTACGATATGGCCGTGACCACGCCGGAGTTCATCAAGAAGcacacgccggcggcggaggctccGGTGAGGCGGCTCATGGTCCCCAAGTTCAAGTTCTCGTTCAAGTTCGAGGCGAAGTCCGACATGCGGAAGCTGGGCGTGACCCGAGCTTTCGCCGGCGGCGACTTCTCCGGCATGGTGACCGGCGGGGACGGTCTCTTCATCGCCGAAGTGTATCATCAGGCCACCATCGAGGTGGACGAGCTCGGCaccgtggccgccgcctccaccgccgtggTTATGATGCAAAAGGGGAGCTCACTGCCGCCGGTGGACTTCGTCGCCGACCGGCCGTTCTTGTTCGCCGTCGTCGAGGAGCTCACCGGCGCCGTACTGTTTCTTGGGCATGTGGTCAATCCTCTCGCTGAATAA
- the LOC4324378 gene encoding N6-adenosine-methyltransferase non-catalytic subunit MTB isoform X1: protein MFLQLADYHLRMDSRSPKIPRRSPDSKDKDSDRNKERDAKNDWDSSRAYGSETDCKEEMCDSNKRKGLTMGEIVVDNSRSVDSCHETELHVLRDDRQDKSVEIKDILHDGVAKSDYAQRQIDLDSERRNGTGDNSRVDVLRDDKLDSGRDRNWSDRTREPEGSKDYVRNRQWQDSKEANDSEWKNAHERLDGGSFHGRAGYRRDSRGRSESIRGSSTYGGRYDSSDSIEIRPNNNLDFGREGSVSGRRYDVGAHRDATPGTNGDKSANPEADQSGSTSTISQFPQHGPKGDRSSRGRGRPNSRDSQRVGGTLPIMPPPFGPLGLPPGPMQHIGPNIPHSPGPLLPGVFVPPFPGPLVWPGARGVDVNMLSVPPNLPIPPVAAEHRFAPSMGAGPGHNIHLNQIGSGIGAPTNVSGLSFHQLGTQSREMAHDKPPAGGGWTPHRNSGPTRKAPSRGEQNDYSQNFVDTGMRPQNFIRELDLTSVAEDYPKLRELIQRKDEIVANSASPPMYYKCDLRQHVLSPEFFGTKFDVILVDPPWEEYVHRAPGITDHIEYWNAEEIMNLKIEAIADTPSFVFLWVGDGVGLEQGRQCLKKWGFRRCEDVCWVKTNKKNATPSLRHDSHTILQHSKEHCLMGIKGTVRRSTDGHVIHANIDTDIIIAEEPTDGSTKKPEDMYRIIEHFALGKRRLELFGEDHNIRPGWLTLGKGLSYSNFNKEAYIKNFADKDGKVWQGGGGRNPPPEAPHLVVTTPEIEGLRPKSPPQKN from the exons ATGTTCTTGCAGTTGGCTGACTATCATTTGAGAATGGACTCACGATCACCAAAAATTCCAAGGAGAAGTCCTGATTCCAAGGATAAGGACTCTGATAGGAACAAGGAAAGAGATGCCAAGAATGATTGGGACTCATCAAGAGCATATGGCTCTGAGACTGATTGCAAGGAGGAAATGTGTGATAGCAATAAGAGGAAGGGTTTGACCATGGGGGAAATTGTTGTTGACAATAGCAGATCAGTGGATAGTTGTCATGAAACTGAATTGCATGTGTTAAGAGATGATCGGCAGGATAAATCTGTAGAGATAAAAGATATTTTGCATGATGGAGTTGCAAAAAGTGACTATGCTCAACGCCAGATAGACTTGGATAGTGAAAGAAGGAATGGTACGGGAGATAACTCAAGGGTGGATGTCCTGAGAGATGACAAATTAGACAGCGGAAGGGACAGAAACTGGAGCGACAGAACACGGGAGCCTGAAGGATCTAAGGACTATGTGAGGAATCGTCAGTGGCAAGATTCTAAGGAGGCAAATGATTCTGAATGGAAGAATGCACATGAAAGACTAGATGGTGGGAGTTTCCATGGGCGAGCTGGTTACCGGCGAGATTCTAGGGGTAGATCTGAAAGTATTAGAGGTTCTTCAACCTATGGAGGTCGGTATGACAGTTCTGATTCAATAGAGATCCGACCAAATAACAATCTTGATTTTGGACGAGAGGGCTCTGTTTCTGGAAGAAGATATGATGTGGGAGCTCATCGGGATGCAACACCTGGAACGAATGGTGATAAATCCGCCAATCCTGAAGCAGATCAAAGTGGTAGTACCAGCACGATTTCTCAATTTCCTCAACATGGTCCTAAAGGTGATAGATCCTCAAGAGGAAGAGGTAGACCAAATAGCAGGGATTCTCAAAGAGTTGGAGGCACATTACCAATTATGCCCCCTCCTTTTGGTCCTCTTGGTCTGCCACCAGGACCAATGCAACATATTGGGCCAAATATTCCCCACTCTCCAGGCCCTCTTCTACCTGGTGTTTTTGTGCCGCCATTCCCTGGGCCTCTTGTGTGGCCTGGGGCACGAGGTGTTGATGTGAATATGCTTTCTGTTCCACCCAATCTTCCCATCCCTCCAGTTGCTGCTGAACATAGATTCGCTCCAAGTATGGGAGCTGGGCCTGGTCATAATATTCACCTAAACCAAATCGGCTCTGGAATAGGTGCTCCGACAAATGTGTCTGGATTGAGTTTCCATCAATTGGGCACGCAAAGTCGTGAAATGGCACATGATAAACCGCCTGCTGGTGGTGGTTGGACGCCACATAGAAACAGTGGACCAACCAGAAAAGCTCCTTCAAGGGGTGAGCAGAATGATTACTCACAGAACTTTGTGGACACTGGCATGCGACCTCAAAATTTCATTAGAGAACTGGATCTTACAAGTGTAGCAGAGGACTATCCAAAATTGAGAGAACTCATCCAGAGGAAAGATGAAATTGTTGCCAATTCTGCTTCACCACCAATGTATTATAAGTGTGATCTGAGGCAACATGTTCTTTCTCCAGAATTTTTTGGTACAAAGTTTGATGTTATTCTTGTGGATCCTCCATGGGAGGAGTATGTTCACCGGGCACCAGGAATCACAGATCACATAGAGTATTGGAATGCTGAGGAGATTATGAATTTAAAGATTGAG GCTATAGCAGATACTCCATCTTTTGTCTTCCTTTGGGTTGGTGATGGTGTAGGTCTTGAGCAGGGCCGTCAATGCTTAAAGAAG TGGGGATTTCGTAGATGTGAGGATGTTTGCTGGGTAAAAACCAACAAGAAAAATGCAACACCCAGTCTGCGGCATGACTCTCATACAATACTGCAACACTCAAAG GAGCATTGCTTGATGGGTATTAAAGGAACAGTGCGACGTAGCACTGATGGACATGTTATCCACGCTAATATTGACACAGATATAATAATAGCTGAAGAACCAACCGATG GCTCAACTAAAAAGCCTGAAGACATGTACAGAATAATTGAGCATTTCGCTCTTGGAAAGAGGCGCCTTGAACTCTTTGGAGAGGATCATAACATTCGTCCTGGTTGGCTTACTCTCGGGAAAGGTTTATCGTATTCCAACTTCAACAAAGAG GCTTATATCAAGAACTTTGCAGACAAGGATGGGAAAGTATGGCAGGGAGGCGGTGGACGAAATCCTCCTCCGGAGGCTCCCCATCTAGTTGTGACGACACCTGAGATTGAGGGCCTCAGGCCAAAGTCACCCCCACAGAAGAACTAA
- the LOC4324381 gene encoding cell number regulator 5 isoform X2: MIHRAVCYSLTCDSLISEGKIKGFIGATCPCFLFGRNAQFLGSGTLAGSCTTHCMLWGLLTSLCCVFTGGLVLAVPGSAVACYACGYRQALRAKYNLPEAPCGDLTTHLFCHLCAICQEYREIRERTDSGSSAPTVTPPAIQTMDEP, from the exons ATGATCCACAGAGCTGTATGCTACTCTCTGACCTGTGACTCCTTGATTTCAGAAGGAAAGATAAAAG GTTTTATTGGTGCAACTTGTCCTTGCTTCCTTTTTGGAAGGAATGCACAGTTCTTGGGATCTGGAACTCTTGCTGGATCATGCACTACACATTGCATGCTTTGGGGCCTTCTCACAAGTCTCTGCTGTGTGTTTACTGGGGGCCTTGTATTGGCAGTTCCAGGATCTGCTGTTGCTTGTTATGCTTGTGGATATCGACAAGCACTAAGAGCAAAATACAATCTTCCG GAAGCACCATGTGGCGATTTAACAACGCACTTATTCTGTCACCTGTGTGCTATATGTCAAGAGTACAGGGAGATCCGCGAGAGGACAGACAGCGGCTCCTCCGCTCCGACCGTCACGCCACCTGCAATACAGACAATGGATGAGCCTTGA